The Salmo salar chromosome ssa06, Ssal_v3.1, whole genome shotgun sequence sequence GAATGACCCtagccaacaggtcccagatgtgctaaatgggattgagatccaggctctttgctggccatggcagaacactgaaatTCCTGTCTTGcgggaaatcacgcacagaacgagcagtatggctggtggcattgtcatgctggaggatcaaatcaggatgagcctgcaggaaggttaccaaatgagggaggaggatgtcttccctgtaacgcacagcgttgagattgcctgcaatgacaacaagctcagtccaatgatgctgtgacacaccgccccagaccatgacggaccctccacctccaaaacgatcccgctccagagtacaggcctcggtgtaacgctcattccttcaacgataaacgcgaatccaaacatcacccctggtgagacaaaaccgcgactcgtcagcgaagagcactttttgagtgaagagcactttttgccagtcctgtctggtccaacaacggtgggtttgtgcccataggtgacgttgttgccggtgatgcctggtgaggacctgccttaaaacaggcctacaagcccccagtcaagcctctctcagcctattgcagacagtctgagcactggtggagggattgtacgttcttggtgtaactcgggcagttgttgccatcctgtacctgtcccgcaggtacaGGACCTAACGAGTGCCAGGAAACATTCCCCACACAAttacaccacaaccaccaccagcctgtaccgttgacaccaggcagaatggggccatggactcatgcggCTTAGGCCAAATCCTGACTCCATCAGCATGATGCAACAAGAACCGGGATTtatcagaccaggcaatgtttttccattcCCCATTTGTCCTGTGTTGGTGGTTGCGTGCCCACGAGCTGctgcttcttgtttttagctgataggagtggaacccggtgtggtcgtctacTGCAATAGCCCATAtgtgacaaggaccgacgagttgtgtGTTCCGAGGTGCTGATTTTCACACCACTGTCGTACTGTTACTTGCCTGTTTGTGGCCGGCCTGTTAGCTTGCTCCATTCTTGGCCATTCTCCTTCAACGAGccgttttcacccacaggactgccgccgACTGGATGTTTTATGCACCATTCTTGGTCAACTCTAGACACCGTCATGCGTGTcatccgtttctgagatactggaaccagggcacctggcaccgacgatcataccacgctcaaagtcgcttaggtcactcgttttgcccagtCTAACGTTGAATCAAACAGTAACTCAATGCCTGCTTTGtatagcaagccatggccacgTCACACTGTAGGAGGAACCATGTTCgtgaacagggtggtgtaccCAATAAACTGGCCCTGAGTGAATAAGGATCAAACATTGGCAGGCTTCAAGGCTTTTACCTGCAATGAAGGGCCTGCTCATCAAATACTAATCCTGTATTGTTAATTGAGTCATAAAAGCCTTAACAAGTTGTGACACTTCAGCGGGAAACCCATAGGATGATCTCATTCATTCAGCTGgatattttttattcatttgcaaAGCAATTTGATTTTCTTTCGCTACAATGCACATTCCAATACATAACCtgttccagcaagacaatgaatGAGTCAGCGCGAGCTTTGAGGTGCGCTCTGGGTTACGCTCAGGAAAGGCGTACACTGCAGAGAGCCTGTACTTGCTGGCATCGTGATAAAAAACTTAAGATACATAAGGATAGTACTGCATTATTCGGGGAAACTGGGGACCTTGTCTAAGTACTTTCTGTTAGTCTTGAAATATTAGTTGCGGGGTCTCTGATTCCACCCTGACCTTTACAATCAAATCCTAACCTCTACGAGAGAACGAGTTCTCTCTCGCTTGCTATGTAACTTCCTGTCAACGGGTGCGGAAGAATAGGTTTGGTTAGTTTAGCTAGCTGCATACACAGCGAGTTACGAGGACGTGGCAAAACTGGGTTAAAAGACCGCTTACCGCAATCCGTTGTGTATTCCTCCCACTCTGACGGAGAGCTGCAACCATGTTTGTGCAGTTCGCTATTGAAGAAAGTGAGTGTAGAGAGGTATTCCGTGGAAAATATAGCACGGGATAAGTACAGAAGTGAGAGAGCTACCACAACAACACTGCCAGCAGGTGCCATGTTGTGTTTGATGTGTAGGTAAGGAGCGCTGGCGCTTTGGTAATGTAGTTCCCGTGTTCCTACTCCCCATCGTGAACTTAACTACCAGTCAAACTGCAAACGACTACAACTCCCAACCAATCACGCACAAATCCAGGAAGTCCGGTTTTTCAAGCCGGTTTCTCCATCGTTACCAACAAAAAACAGAATGGCAAAGCGGTTTAGATGTGTTGAATGCAATAAGGGCGCGCACGAGCTTCACAGAGATTACAGTAATGGGATCTTGAAGTTAACCATATGTGTGAGTTGACTAGCTGGCTCATGTTGATTTATTGGTTAagatattagctagctaactggtgATACTAGGCTTAGTTAGAAATGAAGCCAAAGGGACCTGTGACTGCCAGCTGTATAACTTAGCTAGCTGGGTGTCTCTGCTCTGTTTTTATTCAAGTTATGATGCCTGATGATGGCTAGCTAGCTGAAATGTATATAGAGTAAGTGGTTAGTGGTTGGGACTCTACCCTTATAACAGAGAAAACAGTAAGCTAGCTATCTAGTTTAGCCATAAAAGCTGGAGAAATGctttttaacattttttatttaacctttatttaactaggcatgtcagtgcTTGTGGTCTGTCTCTATTTCTTTCAGGGATCCTGCCAAAAGCCTGTAGACAAGTACATTGAATATGATCCTGTCATTATTCTGATTGATGCCATTTTATGCAAAACTCAAGCATTCAGACACATTCTGTTCAACACTACATTGAACGTAAGTACAGTAAGACACAAACTATTCACTAGAGTCAGAGTACAGTGCACGCTTTAGACAATGTATGCAACTTCATCTACATTGCATTGCATTTACTCTCCAGACAGAGGACTCAAGAAATTATGCCATGTCCTGTTGATGGTTTCTTCCACAGATTCACTGGAAGCTGTGTGTGTTTTGCCTGCTGTGTGAGGCCTACCTGAGGTGGTCACAACTTCAGGGATCTGAGCAGAGCAATGACCCTGCAGACATCATTAGATACACCAAGGAATGGGATTTCTATGGCATGTTTGGGGTGGCAGCTCTTGGTGGGTATATAAAGCATGGAAAAAGGACAGGCACATTATTATATGACAATGTTAATAGCAATGTTATAACAATGTTTCCAAGTGTAGGGGAAGTGACAAATCCTGCTTTCTTTACACATTGATTCCATACAAATGACAGCCTTCTGATGGTTGGTACTGATTTCACGTTCATTTGTCCACAGAATTGGGTGCGTTTTCTGTCGGAGTGCTGTCCTTCCTGTGGCTGTTTCAGTGGTTGCTTGGCTTTGACTTTGAACTGAGCTTACTGCTGAAAGCCCTCCTGCTGTCCAGCTATGGCAAAGTCCTGCTCATCCCTGCAGTCATATGGGAGCATGACTACTCCCCGCTCTGCTTCAGCCTCATCAAGCTGTTTGTGCTCACGTCCAACTCTCAAGCCATAAGAGGTACATTAAACAATTCCTCCATCAGTGTTGCAATGCTCCCATTAGTCACTCACATCTAGCTTCATCTCTGTTCTTGACAATTCAGCGAGCGATTTGGAGGGAAAATTGATTGAAAAGTTCTAATTTCTCATTATTGATCCTGGAATATAACCTATTTCATACacgacatgaccaaaagtatgtggacacctgctcgtcgaacatctcattccaaaatcatgggcattaatatgaagttggtccccccctttgctgctataacagcctccactcttctgggaaggctttccactagatgtgtgAACATTGCCTgcgggactttct is a genomic window containing:
- the arv1 gene encoding protein ARV1 — encoded protein: MAKRFRCVECNKGAHELHRDYSNGILKLTICGSCQKPVDKYIEYDPVIILIDAILCKTQAFRHILFNTTLNIHWKLCVFCLLCEAYLRWSQLQGSEQSNDPADIIRYTKEWDFYGMFGVAALELGAFSVGVLSFLWLFQWLLGFDFELSLLLKALLLSSYGKVLLIPAVIWEHDYSPLCFSLIKLFVLTSNSQAIRVILNCSRRLSLMAVCVGLLLETCVAQALQMLPWSIQDILPFH